Below is a window of Deinococcus multiflagellatus DNA.
TGGCGGGCGAGGCGGTCCTGGGCGGCTTCATCGAGCAGCGACTGCGCGCGCCAGAGGTCGGGGTGCTGGTTCAGCATGGTGGGGGGTCCTGTCGCGGCGCCGCTGCCCCGGTGGCAGCCCGTGGTGGCGCGCGTCTGTGGCCCTTATGGTGCGCCCCGGGATGGTGGCGGCACATGCCGCAGGTGGCTCAGGAGTGGGTGCGCCATTGGTCGTAGCTGGCTTAAGCCACCGGGGCTGGGTTAAGCATCGGGCAACGCACGCGGGGGTGCCCAGCGCCTGTAATGGGCAGATGCTCGCCCGACTGCGCCACGAGTTTCTGCCCTTCTTGCTGCAGCGCTGGCGCCCCCTGCTGCTGCTCTTGCTGGGCGTCATGGCGCCGCTGCTGCTCTTTACGCACCTCGCCCACGAAATCTTTGTGGAGGGCGGCTTTGCCTGGGATCAGGCGGTGCTGAACTGGTACGCCGCGCACCGGACGCCGGGGCTGACCCGCGCGGCCGAAACGCTGGCGCAGGTGGCCGGGGTGCGGGTGCTGCCCTTTATCACGCTGGCTATTGCGTGGCTGCTGGGCAGCTGGCATGAAGGGCGGGGGCGCGCGCACGGCTGGTTTCTGCTGCTCAGTGTGCTGGGCGCGACCCTGCTGAACGTGGCCGCCAAGGTGGTGTTCCAGCGCCCCCGCCCCGATGAACTGACTGCCGTGCTGGCCGAACCCGGGTTCAGCTTTCCCAGTGGGCACGCCATGGCCAATGCGGCGTTTGGCATGGCGCTGGCCCTGGTGTTCTGGCGCTCGCGGGCGGGGTGGCCGGTGGCGGCCTTTGGGCTGCTGTGGGCCGTGACCGTGGGCGCCAGCCGCAATTACCTGGGGGTGCACTACCCGTCGGATGTGCTGGCTGGGATGACCGCCAGCGTGGCCTGGGTGGTGGGCCTGCGCCTGCTGATGGCCCGGCGCTGGCCGTCGCTGCGGCGCTCGCCAGCGGGGCGGCACGATACTCGGGAGTAAACGGGGGCTGGATGGGGGCGCTTCTCCCCTGCTGTGCGGGCGCGGCGAGGGCGCTTCTTACCTCTCAGCTATACTAAGTGAAAAGTATCACGATTTTGCCAGCGCGTGAATTTTTTGTTTCTTACGCCAAATTTGACATTGCTTCAGGCTGCGTTGTGACTTCGGCGCCTAGCCGGCAACCAGCGAGGACGGGGCCGTCTTCGGTGCGAAGGGGCCGGAACGCAGCGCTGCTTTCAGGAGCATGTACCACCGCGCACCCGGAGAGGTCCCCAGAAGAAAAGGGGGCCTCCAAAACAGCTCCCCCTCTCCCCTTTTCCCTCAAGCCTGGACTTTCTGGCCCAGGTCGAACGCTGTGTGAACGGCGCGCGTGGCGGTGTCCACATGCCCGCCCTCCACGGCCACCGACACGTTCAACTCGGAGCTGCCCTGGGAGATCATCAGGATGTTCACGTCCTGCGCGGCCAGGGCCGTGAACATGCGGGCCGACACGCCGCGCTGGCCGCGCATGCCGCTGCCCACAATCGCCAGCACCGCCACGCCGGGCTGCTCCTCAATCTGCAGCTCCAGACTGACCCCGGCGCGCAGGGCCAGGAGGGTCCGCTCGGCGTCGGCGGTCTGCACGGCCAGCGAGACGTTGCTCATGGAGGAACTCTGCGAGACCATCAGCAGGGTCACGTTCTCGCGGGCAATGGCGTCAAAGACACTGGCGATCACTTCGGGGATGCCCAGCACACCGGCGCCGCTCACGTTGATGATGCTCACGTTGCGAATGGCGGTCACGGCCTTGACTGGGTGCCCGGCCTCGTCGCGGGGTTCGGCCTGCACCAGGGTGCCGGGGAAATCGGGGTCGGCGGCGCTTTTCACGCGCAGGGGAATGCCGCTCTCCTGCAGGGGCGTGACCGCCAGCGGGTGCAGCACCTTGGCGCCAAAGTAGGCCAGCTCCATCACCTCGCCATAGCTCAGGACCTCGATGTTGCGGGCGTCTTTGACCACGCGGGGATCGGCGCTCATCACGCCGTCCACGTCCTTCCAGGCCCACACTTCGTCGGCGCCCAGGGCCTTGCCCACGATGGTGGCGCTGAAGTCGGTGCCGCCCCGGCCCAGGGTGGTGATGGCGCCCTTGTCGGTTTCGCCCATGAAGCCCGCCACCACAGGCGTGACCCCGGCGGCCAGCAGACCGCTGAGGCGGTCCTTGACGCGCTCGTAGGTGCCGGGCAGCGGCTTGGCGTTGCCAAAGTGCGTGTCGGTGAGGATACCGGCCTCGCCGCCCGTGAGGTGATGGGCGCGCAGGCCGCCCTGTTCTAGGGCCAGGCTCATCAGGGGCGCCGAGAGGCGCTCGCCAAAGGCCACGATCAGGTCGCGCGAGCGGGGGGTGAGTTCGCGCAGCAGGTACACGCCGTACACGGCCTGGCGCAGGGTTTCGTGCATCTCGCGCAGTTCGCGCACCACGGCGCTGTCGGGGGCGGCGCCCAGTTCCTGCGCGGCCGTGAAATGCCGGGTGCGCATCAGGGCAATCTCGTCGTTGGCGCTGGCAATGTCGCCGGACTGCGCGGCGTCCGCCAGTTTCAGCAGGCTGTTGGTCACGCCCGCCATGGCAGAGACCACCACCACCACCTTGACGCCCTCGCGGATGCTGCGGGCGGCCAGCGAGGCGCTGTGGCGCACGGCGCGGGCGTCTTGCATGTTTGTCCCG
It encodes the following:
- a CDS encoding phosphatase PAP2 family protein translates to MLARLRHEFLPFLLQRWRPLLLLLLGVMAPLLLFTHLAHEIFVEGGFAWDQAVLNWYAAHRTPGLTRAAETLAQVAGVRVLPFITLAIAWLLGSWHEGRGRAHGWFLLLSVLGATLLNVAAKVVFQRPRPDELTAVLAEPGFSFPSGHAMANAAFGMALALVFWRSRAGWPVAAFGLLWAVTVGASRNYLGVHYPSDVLAGMTASVAWVVGLRLLMARRWPSLRRSPAGRHDTRE
- a CDS encoding aspartate kinase; protein product: MGYELLVMKFGGTNMQDARAVRHSASLAARSIREGVKVVVVVSAMAGVTNSLLKLADAAQSGDIASANDEIALMRTRHFTAAQELGAAPDSAVVRELREMHETLRQAVYGVYLLRELTPRSRDLIVAFGERLSAPLMSLALEQGGLRAHHLTGGEAGILTDTHFGNAKPLPGTYERVKDRLSGLLAAGVTPVVAGFMGETDKGAITTLGRGGTDFSATIVGKALGADEVWAWKDVDGVMSADPRVVKDARNIEVLSYGEVMELAYFGAKVLHPLAVTPLQESGIPLRVKSAADPDFPGTLVQAEPRDEAGHPVKAVTAIRNVSIINVSGAGVLGIPEVIASVFDAIARENVTLLMVSQSSSMSNVSLAVQTADAERTLLALRAGVSLELQIEEQPGVAVLAIVGSGMRGQRGVSARMFTALAAQDVNILMISQGSSELNVSVAVEGGHVDTATRAVHTAFDLGQKVQA